Sequence from the Fusobacterium sp. IOR10 genome:
CAACTGCAAAATTTTCTGATTTCATTATTTCTAATACTTCTCTTGGTTCTGCCATTATTCCAGTTAAAATAACTTTTTTACCTTCCCAAGGTTCTATTTTTAATTTTTTTATCTCATTTATAAAATCTCTAACATATTCTGTATGTTGCTTTTTAGTTATAAACCATCTTGATTTAATAACATTATGCCTAATTATTGGATCTATTATTTGAGGATATTTTGCTGCTATTTCAGTAAACTCTCTCATAACTTTTCTGTTTTCATTATAAATTTCTATACTTTTATTTATAGCTTCATCTGTAATTTTAACATCTAATATTTCTTCTAATTTTCTACGAACTATTTTATATTCTTCTTCTAAAAATAAATTAGCTGCTTTTATTTTTCTATTTTGAGGATGAGTAAATACTATAGTTTGACATTTCCCATGCCATTTTTGACTGAAACATTTTAAAGTATCACAAGGAACAGACATTAATACTGCAGATAGATTATCAAAAGCTCCTTCTAATTCCATTTCCATAATTGATTGCATAATTGAACAAGCAAAAGCTGGCAAATATGTTCTTGCTTTTGATATTTCATGATGTCCACCCCAAATACCTACTGGTAAATATCCCGCTGCATCTATTAGTTCTTCTGGTGCATATACTGGTAAAACTCCTACTGCCCCTTTTCCTGTTTCTTTTTTATGATTTTTTATTGCTTCTACTGGATTTGATGATATATGTTCAAATAAATCAATAAATTTTTTTAAATTTTCTTCCATATCTTTAACCTCCACTTAGTTTTCTTCATTCATTATTTCATCTAATGCTTGTACACGAGTTTCATATTGAGCTGGTGAATAATTTCTAGGATCTGTTTGGTCTCCATCGAAACTAGTAAATGGTAATCCTGTTTTTTCTTGAACTATTGCAGCTGTTTCAGAGTTCAAGAAACTCATTAATTTACAACTTCTATTTGTATGATAAAGAACTCCATCACATTTTCCATCTTGTACTACATCTGTTAATACTTTAGCTCTATTATCTAAACAAGTATTAATATATATTCTAGTATAAGCCTCTGCCATTGAACTCATATCACCTGGAGTATATTCTAGATTCCATAATCCTGGGTAAGCAGATCCTGTCATTATAATTCCTAAATTTTTAAGTGTCTTAAATGTATGTCCTAAATTAGGCCAAACAGCAATCCCTTCCCAAGTAATTCTTTTCTTTTCATTTCCTTTTAAAGCATATTGTTTATTTTTTAATTTTTCTTCTAATTCATCTGCAAATTTCTTAAATGTTATTTCTGCATAGTCTCTACTTCTTGCACAAACTATTAAAGCCATATAGTTAAACATATCAAAACAGTTTAATGGAGATGGTTTGTATTGAGACATTTTAGCAAGTCTATTCCATTGTGCTACTGAACGTTGAGTTTGTTTTTGAACCTCTAAAAATTTATCATAATCGAATTTCTTTCCTGTAATTTTTTCTAATTGACTTATAGCTTCTTCAAATTGAGACGCTATATAATTTTTAGCATATTGAGGAATTGGCATTGTATGATTAAATGGAACATCTATAATAATACATGGTATATTTAATTCCTTTGCTAAATTTTCATACCATTTCAATAAAGTATTACAAATATTATTACAAGTAATAACTAAATCAGGTAAAGGTACATCTGCTGCTGGGGAATTTTTTAATTTTTCTGGAACTTTTCCTGTTAAAGCTTTTTCTTTTAATAATTCCATATACCCTAAATTTACTCTAGCATAAGAACATATATCTAGTGAGTAACCTTTTTGATCAGCTACTTCTAACATGTCCAATGATCCTTTTCTTGCTCCTATTCCTGCTGCATGAGTTTCAGGATAAACCATGGCTATATCCATTGCTACACAAAATTCTGGTGGTGCCACTGAAGCTGACCAACAAACTAAACGTCCTTCTTTTTTAGCTTGTCTTGCTTCTTCATCCAATGTTCCTTGATAATAAGCTAGTAATTCTTTAGAGCTCATATTCTTTATATCTTTTTTCTCATCCATAACTTAATCATCTCTCCTTTTTTTTAAAATTTCTTCATATGCATATATTGCTGCTCCTAAAGCTCCAGTTAATTGAGGATTTGAAGCAACTATCACATTTCTATTTAAAGTTTCTCTTAATGCACGAACAACTCCTGTATTTTTAGCAACTCCTCCACACATAACTATATCATCTTCTAGTGGAGTCCTTTTAGCTAACCCACTAACTTTATGAGCTACTGAATTATGAACACCTGCTATTATATTTTCTGTTGTTGCCCCTTTAGATAGTTGAGATATAACTTCTGATTCTGCAAAAACTGTGCATGTACTACTTACAGTAACTGGAGCCTCTGCTTTTTCATCATAACCCTTCATTTCATCCAAAGGAATTTCTAAAATTTTTGACATAACAGTTATAAACCTTCCTGTTCCTGCAGCACATTTATCATTCATAAAAAATTTATCTATTTTACCTTTAGGATTTAAACTGATTGCCTTTGCATCCTGACCACCAATGTCTATAATAGTTCTTGCTTTTGGAACTAAAAAGTGAATACCTTTAGCATGACAACTTATTTCACTTATCTGTTTATCTGCTTCAGAAAAACCAAATCTACCATATCCAGTTACAACAATTTGCTCTACATCTTTTCTTTCTAGTTTAGATTTTTTCAAAACATTTTCTAATATTATTTTAGGTCCTTTGCTTCCTATCCCCACTTGCAAAACATCTGTTGCTATAATTTCTTTTCCATTTTTCAAAATAACTGCCTTAGAAGATGATGACCCAATATCTACTCCAGCTGTATAGTGCATATTTCCTCCTAACTAATTTGTGTTAATCTCTTTTTATTGGTCCTATTGTTTGAACAAATTCAGTAAGTATCCCTTGTGAATATTTAGGTCTCATAAAGTTAACTATTATATCATCTGTTCCTGTAACAGCCTTTTTCTCTAACATTTCTAATCCTTTTTCTTCCATTTCTTTTCTAACTGCCTCTACATCTTCAACCTCAAAAGCTAAATGAGCTATTCCTCCTTTTCCTTTATTATATTCTTTAAGTACTCCAGCTCTAGGAATTATAAACTCTATAGGACTACTATTATCAGGATATTTTGTAAAAATTAAATCAGCTTGGTAAGCTTCTACATATCCGCTGTAGTCTATTTCTAACCCCATTGTTTCAATATATGAATGGGCTTTTTCTAAAGTTGGTAAGACTATTCCTACATGATGCATTCTCATTGGTTTCATTATAAATCTCCTCCTTAAACTTGTAAATTTTTAATGTATTTCATTAGAACAAATAAACTATTTTCTATATCTATATGATACTCTTTGTACACTAATTTTGAAAATGATTTCTCTTGACTTTAGTTGCCTTTTATTTTATCAACTAGTTATTTGCTATAGATTAAGTTGACTATTCTAATTTTTTAATATATGATAGAAATAACGTTATTAGTTTTCATCGATGCATTAAATAATATAATACAAAATTGAAGGAGAGATATTATGGGAAAAAAAAATTATGGAAATACACTTAGGAATCTATTAACTTTTTCTGAAATCAAGTTTTTAATACTTGGCAATTACTTGGGCTATGATGTATCTTATATTAGCAAATGGTGTAGTGGAGTTAAACTTCCAAGTTCTAAATCAATTAAAGAAATAAATGAAAAAATTTCTGATTTAGTTTCTTCTGAAATAATCAGTTTAAATAAAGAAAATGAATTTTTTAATAAATTTAATATTGAAAAACCAAGAAAAAATATTTCAATAAATTCTAAAATACTTGTAGAAAAAATTTATAATTTATTAAATAGTTCTTATTTAGAATGTTCATCTTGCGAAGAAAAAGAAACTCCTGATCTTTTTTTAATTGAAAATACACAAATTAAATCATTTTTAAATACAATATTGAGGCAACAAATAAATGAAGCTGATCTTAGTCTCAAATTTTATATGACTCTAGATATTACAACAGTTGACTGTCTTTATATAATTTCTCTACTTTCTAAAATGAAACCTGAAAATTTAAAGATAAAGATATATCTTGGAATTCCTCTTTTAGCTGATGATAATAAATCTATTGAAAATATAAAACAAATATATATGATTTTAAATCAATTTGTAAATATAAATTTTGAGCTTTATAATAGCTCCTATTTTGAACATTTAAACACTATAGTTATTAAGGATAAAATAGCTTTTATTTATTCTCTTAACAACGATGGAAAGTTTGAAACTTTAATCTCTACAACCAATAAATATAAAATAAAAAAACTTTTATCTACTCTTAACAAATCTATGAATTCTTTAAATAGAGTGTTTTCAATAAAAGATCATAATTGTTTAATAAAAAAAGCTTATAGAACTAACTTTTACACTCATGATAATTTTAACTTTTTACTTACAACTGGATTTGAATTTTTGATATCACAAAACATTATTCAAAATATACTAAATTATGCTTTAAAAAACAACTTCTCAAAAAAAGAATTAATAAGTATGCAAGACTTAATGATTACTTGGAATGAAATGTTTGAGAAAGCTTCTATTAATTTCTTTGTATTTAAATCTTCTATTTTAAAATATTTCCAGGAAAAAACAATTTATTTTATGAATGTGGAATATAAAATGACTCCTGATGAAATATTAGAGCATTATAATTATTTTATAAGTGCTCTTAAAAGCAATCCTAAAATAAAAATTTATGTTATTGATGATAATCTATTAAATTTAGACTATTTGGACTTTAAAATTTCTGTATTTTGCAATAAAGATAGTGTTTTTTTAAAAAATGTTGCCTTACTTTCAGAAAACAAAGATGATTTTTTAAGTACTGTTAACAATTATTCTACAGTTAGACACATTAATCTTGTATTTGATAAATTAAAAAATTCTAAATTTTGTAACGAATTTTCTATAGAAGAAATCGAAAATTCATGGGAAAAATATAATCATATGATATTAAAAATAATGAATTTGCACTCTTAAAAAAAAGACATATAGGTTCTGAAACCTATATGTCTTTTTTTATTCACTTATATTCATATTTATTCACTTGAATAACTCTTTTAAAACATATACTATTTTATGTAGATACGCTTTAAAACTTTTAAAGCTATATTTTAAAAATTAAATATAAAAGGGGTGTTATTTATGTACAGTTTAAAATTCACTGAAGAACAAGAACGTATTTGTCAAATGGTCAAAGATTTTTCTTTAAATGAAGTTGCTCCAGGGGCTAAAGAAAGAGATATTAATGGAGACTTCTTAGGAACTAGAGATTTATTGAAAAAAATGGGTAAGCTAGGTTTAATGGGAATTCCTTATGACAAAAAATATGGAGGAGCTGGACTTGGATATCTTGAATATGCCTTAGCTGGTTTCGAACTTAATAAAGTAGATGCTTCACTTGGTATTTCTTATTCAGTTCATATCTCTTTAGGAACTGGACCTATATATAATTTTGGTAACGAAGAACAAAAACAAAAATATCTTCCTAAATTATGTTCTGGAGAATATATTGCAGCTTTTGGTCTAACTGAACCTTGTGCTGGTAGTGATGCTAGTGCTAGTCAATGTACTGCTGTTAAAAAAGGAGATAAATATATATTAAATGGTACTAAATGTTTTACTACCAATGGAGAATTTGCAGATGTTATTGTTGTATTTGCAATGACTAATCCTGAATTAGGAACAAAAGGAATTAGTGCATTTATAGTTGAACCTAAAAATTATCCTGGAATTAAATTTATAAAAAGAGAAGCTAAAATGGGAATAAGAGCTTCTGTTCAAAATGTTGTTGAAATGGAAAATTTAGAAGTTCCAGCTGAAAACTTATTAGGTCAAGAAGGAAAAGGTTTCAAAATAGCTATGGCTACTCTTGATTGTGGAAGAATTGGAGTTGCTGCTCATGCAGTTGGTATTGCTAAAGGAGCTTATGAATATGCTTTAAATTATTCTAAAGAAAGAGTTCAATTTGGAAAACCTATTTCTAAACTTCAAGTTATTGCTTTTAAATTAGCTGATATGTATAATAAAATTGAGGCTGCTGAAGCAGTTACATTAAAAGCTGCTTGGACTAAGGATGAACATGCACCTTATTCTATTCCTGCTGCTGTTGCTAAATTAACTGCTACAAATGTAGCTATGGAAGTTACTACTGAAGCTGTTCAAGTTTTAGGTGGTACAGGATTTACTATGGATCACCCTGTTGAAAGAATGATGAGAGATGCTAAAATCACTCAAATTTATGAAGGAACTAATGAAATTCAAAAATTAGTTATCTCTGGAGCTATTTTAAGATAATTTAATTTTCAAAGAGAAATAGTTTTACTATTTCTCTTTGATTTTATGGAAGGAGTTCTTATGAAAATTATTGTTATTGTAAATGAAACTTTTCCCACAGATCAAAATTTAACACTAGAAAACATTAATGAAAAAAAAATTTTAAATCCTTATGATGAATTTGCCATACAAAAAGCTTCTGAAATAAAAAATACTGAAACTAATGAAATCATTATTTTTATGATTTCCAAATCTGATAATTTATATTGTTTGAAAACTTGTTTAGGACTAGGAGGTACTTCTGGTAATCTCATTATTTTTAAAGGAAATAATCCTAAAGATCTTGCATCTATTCTTGTTAAAGAGATTAAAAAACAGGGAACCTTTGATTTGATCTTAACAGGAGAACAAGATGTTAATAATCCTAGAGGAGACATTCCTTATATGATAAATAGCTTGTTAGATGTTCCTTTAATTAGTCATTGCTTAGATATCCACTATTCTAATAATAAACTAATTTGTAAAAAGGAAACTGACGATTTTTTAGAGGAAATTTCAATAAACTTACCTTGTATAATATCTTTTAGAAAAAATGTTTATGAACCTAAATACCCATCAATTAATGACATTATGTCTATTAACGAGAAACCTATTTTTTTAAATTATTATAATAAAAGTGAAAATAATCTTTATTTAAAACTAAAAATTTATAATGTTAAACGTCAAAATAAAATTTATAAAAATATTGATTCTGATAAAGCTATTAAAAAAATATCAACTTATTTAGATGAATGGGGTTTAAATGGAGGATTATATGAATATATTAATTTATTTAAATCAAAAAAATAATTATTTAAGTGACTATTCTAAAGAACTTTTGAATATAGCTTCTAATTTGACAAAAAATAAAGATTTTAATATTTATTTAGTTTCCCTTTATTCTGAATCATTAAAAAATTTAAAAAACGATTTAAAAAACTGGAATATAAAAAAAATTTTTTTTATATTAAATAAAGATAATTATTATATCTATCCTACAAAAATATCACATATATTAGCCTCTCTGAAAAAAGATTTAA
This genomic interval carries:
- a CDS encoding 2-hydroxyacyl-CoA dehydratase subunit D, which translates into the protein MEENLKKFIDLFEHISSNPVEAIKNHKKETGKGAVGVLPVYAPEELIDAAGYLPVGIWGGHHEISKARTYLPAFACSIMQSIMEMELEGAFDNLSAVLMSVPCDTLKCFSQKWHGKCQTIVFTHPQNRKIKAANLFLEEEYKIVRRKLEEILDVKITDEAINKSIEIYNENRKVMREFTEIAAKYPQIIDPIIRHNVIKSRWFITKKQHTEYVRDFINEIKKLKIEPWEGKKVILTGIMAEPREVLEIMKSENFAVVADDLAQESRQFRIDVPEGKTPLERLAKWWQDFDGCALATDPKKVRGKMLIDMYEKYEADAVIVCMMKFCDPEEFDYPIYYKELNDKNIRNIMIEIDLEMTSFEQIKTRLQSFNETL
- a CDS encoding 2-hydroxyacyl-CoA dehydratase subunit D; amino-acid sequence: MDEKKDIKNMSSKELLAYYQGTLDEEARQAKKEGRLVCWSASVAPPEFCVAMDIAMVYPETHAAGIGARKGSLDMLEVADQKGYSLDICSYARVNLGYMELLKEKALTGKVPEKLKNSPAADVPLPDLVITCNNICNTLLKWYENLAKELNIPCIIIDVPFNHTMPIPQYAKNYIASQFEEAISQLEKITGKKFDYDKFLEVQKQTQRSVAQWNRLAKMSQYKPSPLNCFDMFNYMALIVCARSRDYAEITFKKFADELEEKLKNKQYALKGNEKKRITWEGIAVWPNLGHTFKTLKNLGIIMTGSAYPGLWNLEYTPGDMSSMAEAYTRIYINTCLDNRAKVLTDVVQDGKCDGVLYHTNRSCKLMSFLNSETAAIVQEKTGLPFTSFDGDQTDPRNYSPAQYETRVQALDEIMNEEN
- a CDS encoding acyl-CoA dehydratase activase, whose translation is MHYTAGVDIGSSSSKAVILKNGKEIIATDVLQVGIGSKGPKIILENVLKKSKLERKDVEQIVVTGYGRFGFSEADKQISEISCHAKGIHFLVPKARTIIDIGGQDAKAISLNPKGKIDKFFMNDKCAAGTGRFITVMSKILEIPLDEMKGYDEKAEAPVTVSSTCTVFAESEVISQLSKGATTENIIAGVHNSVAHKVSGLAKRTPLEDDIVMCGGVAKNTGVVRALRETLNRNVIVASNPQLTGALGAAIYAYEEILKKRRDD
- a CDS encoding VOC family protein yields the protein MKPMRMHHVGIVLPTLEKAHSYIETMGLEIDYSGYVEAYQADLIFTKYPDNSSPIEFIIPRAGVLKEYNKGKGGIAHLAFEVEDVEAVRKEMEEKGLEMLEKKAVTGTDDIIVNFMRPKYSQGILTEFVQTIGPIKRD
- a CDS encoding acyl-CoA dehydrogenase family protein, with the protein product MYSLKFTEEQERICQMVKDFSLNEVAPGAKERDINGDFLGTRDLLKKMGKLGLMGIPYDKKYGGAGLGYLEYALAGFELNKVDASLGISYSVHISLGTGPIYNFGNEEQKQKYLPKLCSGEYIAAFGLTEPCAGSDASASQCTAVKKGDKYILNGTKCFTTNGEFADVIVVFAMTNPELGTKGISAFIVEPKNYPGIKFIKREAKMGIRASVQNVVEMENLEVPAENLLGQEGKGFKIAMATLDCGRIGVAAHAVGIAKGAYEYALNYSKERVQFGKPISKLQVIAFKLADMYNKIEAAEAVTLKAAWTKDEHAPYSIPAAVAKLTATNVAMEVTTEAVQVLGGTGFTMDHPVERMMRDAKITQIYEGTNEIQKLVISGAILR